From Nicotiana tabacum cultivar K326 chromosome 22, ASM71507v2, whole genome shotgun sequence, one genomic window encodes:
- the LOC107763694 gene encoding transcription factor MYB7-like codes for MGRHSVFVKEKLRKGLWSPEEDEKLCNYITKFGVGCWSSVPKLAGLQRCGKSCRLRWINYLRPDLKRGMFSQEEEDIILNLHELLGNRWAQIAAQLPGRTDNEIKNFWNSYLKKKLIKQGIDPNTHKPLSENQVRNETDCTDKASMLLIPQLPNMSISAKMEQPFHLSETSVDCEANRQLTDASRNQLVSKQVFDPLFLYEFQANDDPSEYNSELLGQCQQNLRPYDHQNQIEGNPNFGFCSMPSLTNFEHGHMTETEFSDSSSSIMSLLYTSEAKESSSNSSNMNNHHNAAEIQMNEMVGNPQDLSWGSENKIDSLFQYPYGGIKNEEDFSNNPLSSLSEDTCGENLVFHHI; via the exons ATGGGACGCCATTCTGTTTTTGTTAAGGAGAAGCTAAGGAAAGGATTGTGGTCACcagaagaagatgaaaaattgTGCAATTATATCACCAAATTTGGCGTTGGCTGCTGGAGTTCAGTCCCTAAGCTGGCTG GTCTGCAAAGATGCGGAAAGAGTTGCAGATTGAGATGGATAAATTACTTGAGGCCTGATCTTAAAAGAGGAATGTTCTCACAGGAAGAAGAGGATATCATCCTTAATCTCCATGAACTTCTTGGAAACAG ATGGGCACAGATTGCAGCACAATTACCAGGGAGAACAGATAATGAGATAAAGAATTTCTGGAATTCATATTTAAAGAAGAAGCTAATAAAGCAAGGGATTGATCCAAACACCCACAAGCCACTAAGtgaaaatcaagtaagaaatgAGACAGACTGTACAGATAAGGCCTCAATGTTGCTGATACCACAGCTCCCAAATATGTCAATTTCAGCTAAAATGGAGCAACCTTTTCACCTTAGTGAAACAAGTGTCGACTGTGAAGCAAATAGACAATTAACAGATGCTTCAAGAAACCAACTTGTGAGCAAACAAGTGTTTGATCCTCTGTTTCTGTATGAATTCCAAGCAAATGATGATCCAAGTGAGTACAATTCAGAACTGTTAGGTCAATGCCAACAAAATCTGAGACCTTATGATCATCAGAACCAAATTGAGGGGAATCCAAATTTTGGCTTTTGCTCAATGCCAAGTTTAACAAATTTTGAACATGGACACATGACAGAAACTGAATTTTCCGACAGCTCAAGTTCAATAATGAGTTTATTATATACAAGTGAAGCCAAAGAGAGCTCAAGCAATAGTTCAAATATGAATAACCATCATAATGCTGCTGAAATTCAGATGAATGAAATGGTGGGAAATCCTCAAGACCTGTCATGGGGTTCTGAGAACAAAATAGATTCTCTGTTTCAGTATCCTTATGGTGGGATCAAGAATGAAGAAGATTTCAGTAATAATCCATTGAGTTCCTTATCAGAAGATACATGTGGGGAAAAtcttgtcttccaccatatctAA
- the LOC107763695 gene encoding uncharacterized protein LOC107763695 isoform X2, whose translation MTLFQVHWFAPVPKHEGEECRAARKRQLGALHRKQSSVSLFESPSGYISKIITIYILTSHRFKPPHHAKQSLVFKWRRVEGRAHYPPSFEGCGWSKGSAPDGFLGHQKKKKGTQHCSKGPLCRDHHKGTV comes from the exons ATGACACTTTTCCAAGTTCACTGGTTTGCTCCTGTTCCAAA gcatgaaggagaagagtGTAGGGCAGCAAGAAAGAGACAACTTGGAGCTCTTCATCGGAAACAAAG TTCAGTTTCGCTTTTCGAGTCTCCTAGTGGGTATATATCAAAAATCATAACGATTTACATTCTTACAA gtcacaggttcaagcccccacaccatgcaaagcaaagcctggtatttaagtggagaagggtagaggggcgggcccattatccaccgagtttcgaaGGCTGCGGTTGGTCCAAAGGATCAGCCCCAGACGGATTTCTCggtcatcaaaaaaaaaagaaaggtacCCAACATTGCAGCAAAGGGCCTCTCTGTAGAGATCATCACAAAG GCACCGTATAG
- the LOC107828384 gene encoding histone deacetylase 6-like, protein MDSSTVDGGASLPSTGTDAKKRRVSYFYEPTIGDYYYGQGHPMKPHRIRMAHNLIVHYYLHRRMEISRPFPAGPEDIRRFHSPDYVDFLSSVSPETLHDHTHARHLKRFNVGEDCPVFDGLFGFCQASAGGSIGAAVKLNRQDADITINWAGGLHHAKKSEASGFCYVNDIVLGILELLKVHRRVLYIDIDIHHGDGVEEAFFTTDRVMTVSFHKFGDFFPGTGHIKDIGAGQGKYYALNVPLNDGMDDDSFGRLFRPVIQKVMEVYQPDAVVLQCGADSLAGDRLGCFNLSVKGHADCLRFLRSFNVPLMVLGGGGYTIRNVARCWCYETAVAVGVEPGNKLPYNEYYEYFGPDYTLHVEPNPMENKNSPRDLEKIRNILLEQLSQLPHAPSVPFQTTPSTTEVPEEEEEDMDQRPKPRIWNGEDYESDADEDEHPRQRSSDSNLTPVETTDMRDVDDQAKVDDDMVDADH, encoded by the exons ATGGACTCTTCCACCGTTGACGGCGGCGCGTCGCTTCCATCCACCGGAACCGACGCGAAGAAGCGCCGCGTCTCATACTTCTACGAGCCCACAATCGGCGACTATTACTACGGGCAAGGTCACCCAATGAAGCCTCACCGTATACGTATGGCCCACAATCTCATCGTGCACTACTACCTACACCGTCGTATGGAAATCAGTCGCCCTTTTCCGGCGGGACCTGAGGACATTCGCCGGTTCCACTCGCCGGACTACGTCGACTTCCTTTCCTCCGTTTCGCCGGAGACTCTTCATGACCATACCCACGCGCGTCATCTCAAACGCTTCAATGTTGGTGAGGACTGCCCTGTTTTTGATGGGCTTTTCGGGTTTTGTCAGGCTTCTGCTGGTGGATCTATTGGTGCTGCTGTTAAGCTTAATAGGCAAGACGCTGATATAACTATCAACTGGGCCGGTGGGCTCCACCATGCAAAAAAAAGTGAAGCTTCTGGATTTTGCTATGTCAATGATATTGTTCTCGGTATTCTTGAGCTCCTCAAAGTTCATAGG CGTGTATTGTATATAGACATTGATATTCACCATGGTGATGGTGTTGAGGAGGCTTTTTTCACAACGGATAGAGTCATGACAGTGTCTTTCCATAAGTTTGGGGACTTCTTTCCCGGTACAGGGCATATCAAAGATATTGGTGCTGGTCAAGGGAAATACTATGCCCTAAATGTCCCATTGAATGATGGGATGGACGACGATAGTTTTGGTCGTCTATTTCGTCCCGTAATTCAAAAAGTCATGGAGGTCTATCAACCTGATGCTGTCGTTCTTCAATGTGGGGCTGATTCACTGGCTGGAGACAGGTTGGGTTGCTTCAACTTGTCTGTCAAGGGCCATGCAGACTGCCTTAGATTCCTCAGATCTTTCAATGTCCCTCTAATGGTATTGGGTGGTGGAGGTTATACCATAAGAAATGTTGCGAGGTGCTGGTGTTATGAG ACAGCAGTTGCAGTTGGGGTAGAACCAGGAAATAAATTGCCATACAATGAATATTATGAGTACTTTGGCCCAGATTATACTCTTCATGTTGAACCAAACCCCATGGAGAATAAGAATTCACCCAGGGATCTGGAGAAGATCAG GAACATATTGCTTGAGCAACTCTCACAATTACCTCATGCACCTAGTGTGCCATTTCAAACCACTCCTTCTACAACGGAAGTTCCAGAGGAG GAAGAGGAAGATATGGATCAAAGACCAAAACCACGTATATGGAATGGAGAGGATTACGAGTCTGACGCTGATGAAGATGAGCATCCTAGACAACGAAGTTCAGATAGTAATCTTACTCCAGTCGAAACAACTGACATGAG GGATGTCGATGACCAAGCCAAAGTAGACGACGACATGGTTGATGCCGATCACTAG
- the LOC107828391 gene encoding uncharacterized protein LOC107828391, giving the protein MNSLAAQNFKISIQIQPSLQCFLLPSSPPKFLKIHHKPQNPITLKFCPIQAASNHKNITSTSQEKEEEEDDGIPIEHVKTLVKFKSRHNYIRVLQVSRRADHPLAGSRLLLLDAPGNIHSISFLFKSITNAYYDVLATLPPILPPGPLGILGFGAGSAAKLILEIYPQGVIRGYELDPAVVSVGREYFGLSKVEKQYPDRLFIYISNALNASVKDGYSGLIVDLFCKGCLIPELQNADTWQKLKGKLRKGGRIMVNVGGSCVEPEDIRKDGKVIMEETLEAMNKVFPGEVFVLNLGNKKQEDSTVALAGGLPGLEKWRMSLPKPLRFYVDMWKKYGG; this is encoded by the coding sequence ATGAATTCACTAGCAGCACAAAACTTCAAAATCTCCATCCAAATCCAACCCTCACTTCAATGTTTCCTCCTTCCTTCTTCCCCACCCAAATTCCTCAAAATCCACCATAAACCTCAAAACCCCATTACTCTAAAATTCTGCCCAATTCAAGCTGCTTCAAACCACAAAAACATCACTTCCACAagtcaagaaaaagaagaagaagaagatgatggcATCCCCATTGAACATGTCAAAACCCTAGTCAAATTCAAATCCAGGCACAACTACATCCGTGTTCTACAAGTTTCTAGAAGAGCTGACCACCCATTAGCTGGGTCTCGCCTTCTTCTTCTAGATGCTCCTGGTAACATCCACAGCATATCTTTCCTTTTCAAGTCAATCACCAATGCCTATTACGATGTTCTTGCAACTCTTCCTCCAATTTTACCACCTGGGCCTTTAGGAATACTCGGGTTCGGAGCCGGGTCGGCTGCAAAATTGATTCTTGAAATCTACCCACAAGGTGTCATCCGCGGATATGAGCTTGACCCAGCTGTGGTCTCTGTTGGAAGAGAATATTTTGGGCTTTCCAAAGTTGAAAAACAATACCCAGATAGACTTTTCATTTACATTAGCAATGCACTTAATGCTAGTGTGAAAGATGGATATTCTGGGCTTATAGTGGATTTGTTCTGTAAAGGGTGTTTGATTCCTGAGCTACAGAACGCAGACACGTGGCAGAAATTGAAAGGGAAGTTGAGGAAAGGAGGGAGGATAATGGTGAATGTTGGAGGGAGTTGTGTAGAACCAGAGGATATTAGAAAAGATGGGAAAGTGATAATGGAAGAGACTTTAGAGGCAATGAACAAGGTTTTTCCGGGAGAGGTGTTTGTGTTGAATCTTGGAAATAAAAAACAGGAAGATAGTACAGTTGCTCTTGCAGGTGGATTGCCTGGTTTGGAGAAATGGAGGATGTCTTTGCCTAAGCCTTTGAGGTTTTATGTTGATATGTGGAAGAAGTATGGTGGATAA
- the LOC107763695 gene encoding uncharacterized protein LOC107763695 isoform X1: protein MTLFQVHWFAPVPKHEGEECRAARKRQLGALHRKQSSVSLFESPSGYISKIITIYILTSHRFKPPHHAKQSLVFKWRRVEGRAHYPPSFEGCGWSKGSAPDGFLGHQKKKKGTQHCSKGPLCRDHHKATLAGTV, encoded by the exons ATGACACTTTTCCAAGTTCACTGGTTTGCTCCTGTTCCAAA gcatgaaggagaagagtGTAGGGCAGCAAGAAAGAGACAACTTGGAGCTCTTCATCGGAAACAAAG TTCAGTTTCGCTTTTCGAGTCTCCTAGTGGGTATATATCAAAAATCATAACGATTTACATTCTTACAA gtcacaggttcaagcccccacaccatgcaaagcaaagcctggtatttaagtggagaagggtagaggggcgggcccattatccaccgagtttcgaaGGCTGCGGTTGGTCCAAAGGATCAGCCCCAGACGGATTTCTCggtcatcaaaaaaaaaagaaaggtacCCAACATTGCAGCAAAGGGCCTCTCTGTAGAGATCATCACAAAG CAACCTTAGCAGGCACCGTATAG